In Monomorium pharaonis isolate MP-MQ-018 chromosome 3, ASM1337386v2, whole genome shotgun sequence, a genomic segment contains:
- the LOC105834530 gene encoding uncharacterized protein LOC105834530 → MKSPELCRTTSRTEAVKQDVRRLKSATLDRMGKMFRTRTSAVGRSFLGLDTVSDLDPRGVMFHKCKVHLGTRDVRASVISCDIDVTRVDDYDEKASRKEKTNSLGRMLKLVDKDGSPRKLFVHPRAGSLSRILRRHPHNEDNGIIGKPAEDTGRGILSRMLNQLRGK, encoded by the exons ATGAAATCACCGGAATTATGTCGAACGACGTCGAGGACTGAAGCTGTTAAGCAAGATGTTAGGAGACTGAAGAGCGCCACGTTGGATAGAATGGGGAAGATGTTTAGGACGCGCACGTCTGCCGTAGGAAGATCATTTTTAGGCTTGGACACCGTAAGTGATTTGGATCCTCGGGGCGTCATGTTTCACAAATGTAAGGTGCATCTGGGGACTCGCGACGTTCGAGCTTCAGTAATATCTTGTGATATA GATGTGACGCGCGTCGATGATTATGATGAAAAAGCGTCGAGGAAAGAAAAGACAAACTCTTTGGGAAGGATGCTTAAGCTTGTTGACAAAGACGGTTCGCCTAGAAAACTTTTTGTTCATCCACGGGCAGGTTCGCTGAGTCGTATACTACGTAGGCATCCTCATAATGAGGACAATGGAATTATCGGCAAACCCGCGGAAGACACCGGGCGTGGAATTCTCTCCAGAATGCTTAATCAACTGAGAGGAAAGTAG